One window of Triticum aestivum cultivar Chinese Spring unplaced genomic scaffold, IWGSC CS RefSeq v2.1 scaffold331812, whole genome shotgun sequence genomic DNA carries:
- the LOC123172721 gene encoding actin-related protein 2/3 complex subunit 1B-like, which translates to MAAQAIHQFAECITCHAWSPDHSMIAFCPNTTEVHIYKFFTDKWEKLHVLAKHDQIVSGIDWSRSSNKIVTVSHDRNSYVWTQEGQDWVPTLVILKLNRAALCVQWSPKENKFAVGSGAKSVSICYYEQENNWWISKVIRKKHESSVTSIAWHPNNIHLATTSTDGKCRVFSTIIKGVDTRGPHAGASVDWKFGEQIAQLDLSPTWAFGVRWSPSGKTLAYAGHSSMIYFVDDVEGSPAVQNLALRDLPLRDILFVSEKMAIGVGFDCNPLIFAADETGLWSFVRYLDERKVTPSTSKASQLSEALGKLYGQSRQGSSSDTVEPSKPRGGAHENCITCIVPLRKGSESIVKRFSTSGLDGKIVVWDLENHITIPK; encoded by the exons TGATTGCCTTCTGTCCAAATACCACAGAAGTACACATTTATAAGTTTTTCACAGACAAGTGGGAGAAACTTCATGTTCTTGCAAAG CATGATCAGATAGTGTCTGGAATAGACTGGAGTAGATCTTCCAACAAAATTGTGACTGTTTCACATGATAGAAATTC ATATGTTTGGACACAAGAAGGACAAGATTGGGTACCTACGCTTGTTATTCTCAAGCTAAACCGTGCAGCTCTATGTGTCCAGTGGAGTCCAAAAG AAAATAAGTTTGCTGTGGGAAGTGGTGCTAAGTCTGTATCCATTTGCTACTATGAACAAGAGAATAACTG GTGGATTAGCAAGGTTATTAGGAAGAAGCATGAATCTTCTGTTACTAGTATCGCGTGGCATCCAAACAAT ATACATCTTGCAACAACTTCTACTGATGGTAAATGCAGAGTGTTCTCCACTATCATCAAGGGTGTAGATACAAG GGGACCACACGCAGGTGCCTCAGTGGATTGGAAATTCGGAGAG CAAATTGCTCAACTTGATCTATCACCTACATGGGCATTTGGTGTAAGGTGGTCGCCAAGTGGAAAAACATTGGCCTATGCAG GGCACAGTTCCATGATTTATTTCGTTGATGACGTTGAAGGGTCTCCTGCTGTGCAAAATTTGGCACTGCGTGATCTGCCTCTCCGTGAT ATTCTTTTTGTTTCTGAAAAGATGGCGATTGGTGTTGGATTTGACTGCAATCCTTTGATCTTTGCTGCAGATGAGACTGGACTTTG GAGTTTTGTCAGATATTTGGATGAAAGGAAAGTTACTCCATCAACTTCAAAAGCCTCGCAG CTCTCAGAGGCCCTTGGAAAGTTGTACGGCCAATCGAGGCAAGGGTCGAGCAGCGACACTGTCGAACCATCGAAGCCTCGAGGCGGCGCTCATGAGAACTGCATAAC TTGCATCGTGCCGTTGAGAAAAGGGAGCGAGAGTATTGTCAAACGGTTCAGCACATCAG GGCTGGACGGCAAGATTGTGGTATGGGATCTGGAAAATCACATCACCATTCCAAAATAG